One Phocaeicola dorei genomic region harbors:
- a CDS encoding beta-galactosidase: MGMENLLNYYFIMKKRFVTVLLACSLAGGLFAQQPWFKDKDLTLTGAYYYPEHWDESQWERDFKQMHDLGFEFTHFAEFAWAQLEPEEGKYDFSWLDKAVALAAKYDLKVIMCTSTATPPVWLSRKYPEILIKNENGTVLDHGARQHASFASPVYRELAYKMIEKLAQHYGNDSRIIGWQLDNEPAVQFDYNPKAELAFRDFLREKYHHDIKALNDAWGTAFWSEVYSSFDEITLPKTAQMFMNHHQILDYRRFAASQTNDFLNEQCLLIKKYAKNQWVTTNYIPNYEEGHIGGSPALDFQSYTRYMVYGDNEGIGRRGYRVGNPLRIAFANDFFRPIQGTYGVMELQPGQVNWGSINPQPLPGAVRLWMWSVFAGGGDFICTYRYRQPLYGTEQYHYGIVGTDGTTVTPGGREYEQFMKEIRQLRGQVAAREVKPADYLARRTAILFNHENSWSIERQKQNRTWNTLGHIEKYYRTLKSFGAPVDFINESKEFSSYPVVIAPAYQLADKALVDRWTDYVKKGGNLVLTCRTAQKDRHGRLPEAPFGSMINELTGNEMEFYDLLLPEEPGKLRMDGKEYTWNTWGEILKPGKDSQVWATYTQEFYEGKPAVTTHKLGKGTVTYVGVDSTDGLLEKDILKKLYAQLNIPVMDLPYGVTLEYRNGMGIVLNYTDKPYKFVLPSGAKVLIGEPVIPTAGVLVFSITD, translated from the coding sequence ATGGGAATGGAAAATCTATTAAATTACTATTTTATCATGAAAAAACGATTTGTGACCGTTCTTTTGGCTTGTTCTTTGGCCGGAGGACTTTTTGCACAACAGCCTTGGTTTAAAGACAAGGATTTGACCTTGACCGGTGCTTATTATTATCCTGAGCATTGGGATGAGAGTCAATGGGAGAGAGATTTTAAACAGATGCACGATTTGGGTTTTGAATTCACCCATTTCGCGGAATTTGCTTGGGCGCAATTGGAACCGGAAGAGGGAAAATATGATTTTTCCTGGTTGGATAAAGCGGTGGCTTTGGCTGCCAAATATGATTTGAAAGTCATTATGTGTACTTCTACGGCAACTCCACCGGTATGGCTGAGCCGTAAATACCCTGAAATTTTGATTAAAAATGAAAATGGTACCGTGCTTGATCACGGAGCACGTCAACATGCTTCTTTTGCTTCTCCCGTTTATAGAGAACTGGCTTATAAAATGATAGAGAAGTTAGCTCAGCATTATGGAAATGATTCCAGAATAATCGGCTGGCAGCTCGATAATGAGCCGGCCGTACAATTTGATTATAATCCGAAAGCCGAACTGGCTTTCCGGGATTTTTTGCGTGAAAAATATCATCATGACATTAAAGCATTGAATGATGCCTGGGGAACGGCTTTTTGGAGTGAGGTTTATTCTTCTTTTGATGAAATAACTCTTCCTAAAACTGCCCAGATGTTTATGAATCATCATCAGATTTTGGATTACCGCCGTTTCGCTGCCAGTCAGACAAACGACTTTTTGAATGAACAATGTTTGTTGATAAAAAAATATGCAAAGAACCAATGGGTGACTACTAACTATATTCCTAATTATGAGGAAGGACATATAGGTGGCAGCCCTGCACTTGATTTTCAAAGTTATACTCGCTATATGGTGTATGGAGACAATGAAGGTATTGGTCGCCGCGGATATCGAGTAGGAAATCCGTTGCGTATTGCTTTTGCCAATGACTTTTTCAGACCCATACAAGGTACTTATGGAGTAATGGAACTTCAGCCAGGACAGGTGAATTGGGGGAGTATCAATCCGCAACCGCTGCCCGGAGCTGTCCGTTTATGGATGTGGAGCGTATTTGCCGGTGGAGGCGACTTTATCTGTACTTATCGTTATCGCCAGCCTCTGTATGGTACGGAACAATATCACTATGGCATTGTAGGTACAGACGGAACAACGGTAACTCCCGGTGGACGTGAATATGAGCAGTTCATGAAAGAAATCAGACAGCTGCGGGGACAGGTTGCTGCTCGTGAGGTGAAACCGGCCGATTATTTGGCGCGTCGTACTGCCATTCTTTTTAATCATGAAAATTCATGGAGCATTGAGCGCCAGAAGCAAAATCGTACATGGAATACATTGGGGCATATTGAGAAATATTATCGCACGTTGAAATCTTTTGGTGCGCCTGTAGATTTTATCAATGAAAGCAAGGAGTTTTCCTCTTATCCTGTGGTCATAGCTCCGGCTTATCAATTGGCTGACAAGGCATTGGTAGATAGATGGACTGATTATGTAAAGAAGGGTGGTAATTTGGTCTTAACTTGCCGTACAGCCCAAAAAGATCGCCATGGACGTTTACCCGAAGCTCCTTTTGGTTCCATGATTAATGAACTGACCGGTAATGAAATGGAGTTTTATGATTTATTACTTCCTGAAGAACCTGGCAAATTACGGATGGATGGAAAAGAATATACATGGAATACTTGGGGGGAGATATTGAAACCGGGTAAGGATTCACAAGTATGGGCTACTTATACACAGGAATTTTATGAAGGAAAACCGGCAGTCACTACTCATAAGTTGGGAAAAGGTACTGTTACTTACGTGGGAGTGGATAGTACGGACGGATTATTGGAGAAAGATATTTTGAAGAAACTATATGCGCAATTGAATATTCCTGTGATGGATTTACCATATGGTGTTACTTTAGAGTACCGCAATGGTATGGGGATTGTATTGAATTATACAGATAAACCTTATAAATTCGTACTTCCCTCGGGAGCCAAAGTGTTGATAGGAGAGCCGGTAATTCCTACAGCAGGAGTATTGGTATTTTCT
- a CDS encoding sugar-binding domain-containing protein has protein sequence MKKTLLTICLTWMCFSLSAQKIIDLSGKWSFSIDRQDNGEKEKWFSHTLNDCINLPGSMPEKLKGDEVTAKTQWTGSLYDSSYYYNPYMEKYRKEGNIKFPFFLTPDKHYVGAAWYQKEVNIPADWKGERILLFLERPHIETTVWVNGQKTGMQNSLCVPHQYDITRYVRPGKCTITIRVDNRIKEINVGPDSHSITDQTQGNWNGIVGRICLQTTPKTYFDDIQIYPEPEQKLARVKVVIKGAGITKIKLSAESFNTDKKHIVPAIQQEIKLNKGVTETEMVLPMGNDMLLWDEFHPALYKLKAEVTNGKKTEIKEIQFGMRRFEIKGKWFYVNGRKTQLRGTVENCDFPLTGYAPMDVESWERVFRICRSYGLNHMRFHSFCPPEAAFIAADRVGFYLQPEGPSWPNHGPKLGLGQPIDTYLMNETIALTKEYGNYASYCMLACGNEPSGRWVEWVTKFVEYWEKKDPRHVYTGASVGNGWQWQPRNQYHVKAGARGLTWSRRQPSTQDDYRFQNHLDTVKQPYVSHETGQWCAFPNFNEIRKYTGVNKAKNFEIFKDILADNHMSDQAHLFMMASGKLQALCYKYEIEKTLRTPDYAGFQLLALNDYSGQGTALVGVLDVFFEEKGYINSAEWRRFCSPTVPLMRTDKFVYNNNEILKADIEVAHFGAKTLKQAEIVYTLKDEYGKVYAQGTLATQDIPIGNLNHTGSLEFPLTDIQEAKKLNLEIRITGTEAVNDWNFWVYPAQVTIAEGKVYTTDTLDSKALEILQHGGNVLITAAGKVSYGKEVVQQFTPVFWNTSWFKMRPPHTTGILVNPKHPLFRQFPTEYHSNLQWWELLNHAQVMQFTHFPPAFQPTVQSIDTWFISRKIGMLFEANVLNGKVLMTSMDITSQPEKRIVARQMHKAILDYMNSDQFRPQFTVTPQQISELFTKTAGDIKSYTNDSPDELKPKIN, from the coding sequence ATGAAAAAAACGTTATTGACAATCTGCCTAACATGGATGTGCTTCTCGTTAAGTGCACAAAAAATTATTGACTTATCCGGAAAATGGTCATTCAGTATAGACCGTCAGGATAATGGAGAAAAAGAAAAATGGTTCAGCCACACATTGAATGACTGCATCAACCTGCCCGGCTCCATGCCCGAGAAACTGAAAGGTGATGAGGTCACCGCAAAGACCCAATGGACAGGCAGTCTCTATGACAGTTCTTACTATTATAATCCATACATGGAAAAATACCGTAAAGAAGGTAATATTAAATTTCCATTCTTTCTGACTCCTGACAAACATTATGTAGGAGCTGCTTGGTATCAGAAAGAGGTGAATATACCTGCCGACTGGAAAGGTGAACGTATTTTGTTGTTTCTGGAACGTCCCCATATAGAAACAACTGTATGGGTGAACGGACAAAAGACAGGAATGCAGAATAGTCTTTGCGTTCCCCATCAATATGATATAACCCGTTATGTCCGTCCCGGAAAATGTACTATCACCATCCGAGTGGATAATCGTATCAAAGAAATCAATGTTGGACCGGATTCACACAGCATAACCGACCAAACTCAAGGAAACTGGAACGGTATTGTAGGACGCATCTGTCTGCAAACGACTCCGAAAACATATTTCGATGATATTCAAATATATCCGGAACCGGAACAAAAACTGGCACGTGTCAAAGTCGTCATCAAAGGTGCAGGCATTACAAAAATAAAATTATCAGCGGAGAGTTTCAATACGGATAAAAAGCATATAGTTCCCGCCATACAACAAGAAATCAAACTTAACAAAGGAGTAACGGAAACAGAAATGGTATTACCTATGGGGAATGATATGCTGCTATGGGATGAATTTCATCCGGCTCTGTACAAACTGAAAGCAGAAGTCACCAATGGGAAAAAAACTGAGATAAAAGAAATACAATTCGGTATGCGCCGATTTGAAATCAAAGGTAAATGGTTTTATGTAAACGGGCGTAAAACTCAGCTTCGCGGAACAGTTGAGAACTGTGACTTCCCGTTGACCGGTTACGCCCCGATGGATGTAGAAAGTTGGGAACGAGTATTCCGTATCTGTCGCAGTTATGGACTGAATCACATGCGTTTCCATTCATTCTGTCCTCCCGAAGCCGCTTTTATAGCTGCCGACCGGGTAGGATTCTATCTGCAACCCGAAGGTCCGAGCTGGCCCAATCATGGTCCTAAATTAGGTTTGGGACAACCTATTGACACCTATTTGATGAACGAAACCATCGCATTAACCAAAGAATATGGCAACTATGCCTCTTATTGCATGTTGGCATGCGGAAACGAACCTAGCGGACGCTGGGTAGAATGGGTGACCAAGTTCGTAGAATATTGGGAAAAGAAGGATCCCAGACATGTATATACCGGAGCATCGGTAGGCAACGGATGGCAATGGCAACCCCGCAACCAATATCATGTAAAGGCAGGGGCACGTGGCCTGACCTGGTCTAGAAGACAGCCATCCACCCAAGACGATTATCGTTTCCAGAATCATCTTGACACAGTGAAACAACCTTATGTATCCCATGAAACAGGTCAATGGTGTGCTTTCCCTAATTTCAATGAAATACGTAAATATACAGGTGTTAATAAAGCTAAGAACTTCGAAATTTTCAAAGACATTCTGGCTGATAACCACATGAGCGACCAAGCCCATCTATTTATGATGGCCAGCGGAAAGTTGCAAGCCCTTTGTTATAAATATGAAATAGAAAAGACACTCCGCACGCCTGATTATGCCGGTTTCCAATTATTGGCACTGAACGATTATTCGGGTCAGGGAACTGCACTAGTAGGTGTTCTTGATGTTTTCTTTGAAGAAAAAGGATATATCAACTCTGCAGAATGGAGACGTTTTTGCTCACCTACTGTTCCACTGATGCGTACAGATAAATTTGTATATAATAACAATGAGATTTTAAAGGCGGATATTGAAGTTGCTCATTTTGGTGCCAAGACATTAAAACAAGCAGAAATTGTATATACGTTAAAAGACGAATATGGCAAAGTATATGCGCAAGGCACATTGGCAACACAAGACATCCCTATCGGAAATTTAAATCACACTGGTAGCCTTGAGTTTCCGCTTACTGATATCCAAGAGGCTAAAAAGCTGAATCTGGAAATACGCATTACAGGAACAGAAGCTGTAAATGACTGGAATTTCTGGGTTTATCCCGCTCAAGTGACAATAGCCGAAGGAAAAGTATACACTACCGATACCTTGGATTCGAAAGCCTTGGAAATTCTTCAGCATGGTGGAAATGTGCTTATTACAGCTGCGGGCAAAGTGAGTTATGGTAAAGAAGTGGTTCAGCAATTCACTCCTGTATTCTGGAACACCTCCTGGTTCAAAATGCGTCCTCCTCATACCACAGGTATCTTAGTGAACCCCAAACACCCGTTATTCCGTCAGTTTCCGACAGAATATCACAGCAATCTACAATGGTGGGAACTGCTGAATCATGCTCAAGTGATGCAATTCACCCACTTTCCACCCGCTTTCCAACCTACGGTTCAAAGCATTGACACTTGGTTCATAAGCCGCAAGATAGGTATGTTATTCGAAGCCAATGTATTAAATGGGAAAGTGCTCATGACAAGCATGGACATTACCTCCCAGCCAGAGAAACGCATTGTAGCTCGTCAGATGCATAAAGCCATTTTGGATTATATGAATTCGGACCAGTTCCGTCCGCAATTTACTGTAACACCTCAACAAATCAGTGAGTTGTTCACAAAAACAGCCGGTGACATAAAATCTTATACCAATGACTCTCCGGATGAACTAAAACCGAAAATCAATTAA
- a CDS encoding family 43 glycosylhydrolase: MKKRLFSLLCLLGAVSGLFAGDTAYLFSYFINDSRDGLHLAYSLDGLTWTPLNHGKSFLIPTVGKNRLMRDPSICQAPDGTFHMVWTSSWTDRIIGYASSPDLIHWSEQRSIPVMMHEPAAHNCWAPELFYDEPSQTYYIFWATTIPGRHKEVPVIESEKGLNHRIYYVTTKDFNTFSETKLFFNPDFSVIDAAIVRDPVMKDLIMVVKNENSLPAEKNLRITRTTRIEDGFPTTVSPSITGDYWCEGPAPLFVDDVLYVYFDKYRNHQYGAVCSRDHGKTWEDVSDRVSFPKGIRHGTAFTVEKAVLDKLLRIHNFNPLVPDNIADPSLSKFGDTYYLYGTTDIDKGLSQAGTPVVWKSKDFVNWSFDGSHIVGFDWHKGHEYVNAKGEKKTGYFRYWAPGRVVEKNGEYYLYTTFVKPNENARTYVLKSDRPEGPFLFAGRNSISSHSLDGFDQSCIAPDIDGEPFVDDDGTAYLFWRRRMAARMTDDWQHLTGDTIVMSTARQGYSEGPVMFKRKGIYYYIYTLRGNQNYVNAYMMSRQSPLSGFEKPEGNDIFLFSSIANNVWGPGHGNVFYNEETDDYIFVYLEYGDGGTTRQVYANRMEFNEDGTIKTLVPDEKGVGYLAVSQEQRENKALKASFSASSVRSPRTSKVEIETQPNCPLADKTSLVKVERTHIYHPGNAGDQSNGTRWMAETNDDHPWLMVDLGEAMQVTECQFAFVHPAEGHAWHLEKSNDGTNWQPCAEVKEVKACSPHVATVGDKVRYLRLHIDKGAAGLWEWKIY, encoded by the coding sequence ATGAAAAAACGATTATTCAGTTTGCTCTGCTTGTTAGGGGCAGTTTCCGGATTATTTGCCGGTGATACGGCTTATTTGTTCTCTTATTTCATTAATGACAGTCGGGACGGTCTTCATTTGGCTTATAGTTTGGATGGGCTGACATGGACTCCCCTGAATCATGGAAAATCATTCTTGATACCCACGGTCGGGAAGAACCGTCTGATGCGTGACCCTAGTATTTGTCAGGCGCCGGACGGAACCTTTCACATGGTGTGGACTTCCAGTTGGACAGACCGGATTATAGGTTACGCTTCTTCTCCCGATTTAATCCATTGGAGTGAGCAGCGTTCTATTCCGGTAATGATGCATGAGCCTGCTGCACATAATTGCTGGGCACCTGAATTGTTTTATGATGAACCTTCGCAAACTTATTATATTTTTTGGGCAACGACCATTCCCGGACGTCACAAGGAAGTGCCGGTCATTGAGAGTGAGAAAGGGTTGAACCATCGTATTTACTATGTTACGACGAAGGATTTTAATACATTTTCTGAAACCAAACTGTTCTTTAATCCTGATTTTAGTGTGATTGATGCAGCTATTGTACGCGATCCGGTGATGAAAGACTTGATTATGGTGGTGAAGAATGAAAACTCGTTGCCGGCAGAGAAGAATTTGAGAATAACACGGACAACACGAATAGAGGATGGATTTCCTACTACTGTTTCTCCTTCTATTACAGGAGATTATTGGTGCGAGGGACCTGCGCCACTTTTTGTAGATGATGTTCTTTATGTCTATTTTGATAAATACCGTAATCATCAATATGGAGCAGTTTGCAGTCGTGATCATGGAAAGACGTGGGAAGATGTGTCTGATCGTGTATCTTTTCCAAAAGGAATCCGTCACGGAACCGCTTTTACCGTAGAGAAGGCTGTACTTGATAAATTGCTTCGTATCCATAACTTTAATCCTCTTGTTCCGGATAATATTGCTGATCCTTCTTTATCCAAATTTGGTGATACTTATTATCTTTATGGTACTACTGATATTGATAAAGGGTTGTCACAAGCAGGTACTCCTGTGGTATGGAAATCTAAAGATTTTGTAAACTGGAGTTTTGACGGGTCACATATTGTGGGATTCGATTGGCATAAAGGACATGAATATGTCAATGCTAAAGGAGAGAAAAAGACGGGATATTTTCGTTATTGGGCACCCGGTAGAGTAGTGGAGAAGAATGGTGAATATTATCTTTATACCACTTTTGTAAAACCGAATGAGAATGCACGTACCTATGTGCTGAAGTCCGACCGTCCCGAAGGTCCTTTCCTTTTTGCCGGACGTAATTCTATATCTTCTCATTCTTTGGATGGGTTTGATCAATCTTGTATTGCTCCGGATATAGATGGGGAACCTTTTGTGGATGATGATGGAACTGCTTATTTATTCTGGCGCCGCCGGATGGCTGCCCGTATGACTGACGATTGGCAGCATTTAACCGGTGATACTATTGTGATGAGTACAGCTCGTCAAGGGTATTCGGAAGGGCCGGTTATGTTTAAACGTAAAGGTATTTATTATTACATTTATACTTTGAGAGGGAATCAGAATTATGTAAATGCTTACATGATGAGCCGGCAGTCCCCTTTGTCGGGCTTTGAAAAGCCCGAAGGCAATGATATTTTTCTTTTTTCATCCATTGCCAATAATGTTTGGGGGCCGGGACATGGAAATGTATTTTATAATGAAGAAACAGACGATTATATTTTCGTATATTTGGAGTACGGTGACGGAGGAACTACCCGCCAAGTATATGCTAATCGGATGGAATTTAATGAGGATGGCACTATAAAGACACTTGTTCCTGATGAAAAGGGAGTTGGTTACTTGGCTGTCAGCCAGGAACAGCGCGAAAATAAGGCGCTGAAAGCTTCTTTCAGTGCATCCAGCGTACGTTCTCCCCGTACTTCTAAGGTTGAAATAGAAACTCAGCCTAATTGTCCTTTGGCTGATAAAACTTCGCTTGTCAAGGTGGAACGCACACATATATATCACCCTGGAAATGCAGGCGACCAGTCTAATGGAACACGCTGGATGGCAGAAACAAATGATGATCATCCTTGGCTGATGGTGGATTTGGGTGAAGCCATGCAAGTAACGGAGTGTCAATTTGCCTTTGTACACCCTGCTGAAGGTCATGCCTGGCATCTCGAAAAATCCAATGATGGCACTAATTGGCAACCTTGTGCCGAAGTAAAAGAGGTGAAGGCATGTTCACCTCATGTGGCAACGGTGGGAGATAAAGTACGTTATTTGCGTTTGCACATAGATAAAGGTGCAGCCGGATTATGGGAATGGAAAATCTATTAA